Proteins encoded in a region of the Triticum dicoccoides isolate Atlit2015 ecotype Zavitan chromosome 3A, WEW_v2.0, whole genome shotgun sequence genome:
- the LOC119270697 gene encoding villin-3 isoform X2 yields the protein MAAAAPGSASKHTFSSLLKQKPGRTSPPRSRGTMAISMRDVDPAFQGAGQKDGLEIWRIEKLQAVPVPRESHGKFFAGDSYIILKTTARKNGSFQHDIHYWLGKDTSQDESGTAAIKTVELDVALGGRGVQYREVQGNETEKFLSYFKPCIIPEEGGIASGFRHTEINEREHVTRLFVCRGKHTVHVKEVPFARSSLNHDDIFILDTKSKIFQFNGSNSSIQERAKALEVVQYLKDTNHEGKCDVAAVEDGKLMADADAGEFWGLFGGFAPLPRKTFSEPNGKDTAFPPKLLWVNKGQTVSVDYEVLTKALLDSTKCYILDCGSEIYVWMGRETALEDRKQAGLAAEELLREGDRPKSHIIRLMEGFETVIFRSKFNKWPKKAEAVVSDESRGKVAALLKRQGFNVKAVAKSAPVKEEPLPQIDCTGNLQVWRVNDSEKTFLSFSEQCKFYSGDCYIFQYSYPGDDGEECLIGTWFGKKSIEEERAAATSLANKMVESLKFQAVLVRLYEGKEPIEFFPIFQNLVIFKGGASTGYKKFVSENGIQDDTYSENGVALFRVQGSGPDNMQAIQVDAVAPSLNSSYCYILHDGDTVFTWIGNLSSSMDQELAERQLDVIKPNLQSRMLKEGSEYDQFWKILGIKSEYSSQKIARDPESDAHLFCCTFLKGVLKVREIFNFTQDDMMTEDIFILDCHSCVFIWVGQNVDTKIRAQALSIGEKFLELDIPMENLSRETPLYVINEGSEPQFFTRFFTWDSAKTAMHGNSFERRLSILKDGVKPRRDKPKRRTTTSSHTGRSSVPDKSQRRSTSFSPDRVRVRGRSPAFNALAATFENSNARNLSTPPPVARKSFSKSSSPDPVKPPQRAASIAAMSASFERPRQTLIPKSIKASPEVKKPQSEASKPKPEEDAKESTPAVKDGQTVTPTIQEDVKEDQPEDEEGLPTYPYDRLRTSSSNPVTDIDSTRRETYLSSAEFREKFGMTKEAFAKLPKWKQNRLKIALQLF from the exons atggccgccgccgcgccggggTCCGCCAGTAAG CACACCTTCTCTTCGCTCTTGAAGCAAAAGCCAGGAAGGACTAGTCCGCCGAGATCCAGGGGTACTATGGCGATTTCAATGAGGGATGTAGATCCTGCCTTTCAAGGGGCTGGTCAAAAAGA TGGACTGGAAATATGGCGGATTGAGAAGTTGCAAGCCGTTCCTGTTCCCAGagaatcacatggaaaatttttcgCAGGAGATTCCTACATAATACTAAAG ACAACTGCCCGTAAAAATGGTTCTTTTCAGCATGATATCCATTATTGGCTTGGTAAAGATACCAGTCAG GATGAATCTGGTACAGCTGCAATCAAGACTGTGGAATTGGATGTTGCTCTTGGCGGACGTGGTGTTCAATACCGTGAAGTACAGGGAAATGAGACTGAGAAATTTCTTTCCTACTTTAAACCCTGTATTATACCAGAGGAAGGTGGAATTGCATCTGGTTTCAGGCACACTGAAATCAATGAACGGGAGCATGTAACACGATTATTTGTCTGCAGAGGAAAGCATACAGTCCATGTCAAAGAG GTTCCTTTTGCAAGATCATCACTCAACCATGATGACATATTTATTTTAGATACAAAGTCCAAGATATTCCAATTCAACGGATCAAATTCTAGTATTCAAGAGAGGGCTAAAGCCCTTGAGGTTGTGCAATATCTCAAAGACACCAACCATGAAGGAAAATGTGATGTAGCTGCAGTTG AGGATGGAAAGTTGATGGCAGACGCTGATGCTGGTGAATTCTGGGGTCTCTTTGGGGGATTTGCTCCCCTTCCCCGAAAGACCTTTTCTGAGCCTAATGGAAAAGATACTGCTTTCCCTCCAAAGCTGCTCTG GGTCAACAAGGGCCAAACAGTTTCTGTGGATTATGAAGTTCTAACAAAAGCGCTGCTAGATTCAACAAAATGCTACATTCTAGATTGCGGATCTGAAATTTATGTCTGGATGGGTAGAGAAACAGCGCTCGAAGATCGGAAACAAGCAGGATTGGCAGCTGAG GAATTACTTCGTGAAGGAGATCGACCAAAATCTCACATTATTCGTCTCATGGAAGGATTTGAGACGGTTATATTCCGATCAAAGTTTAATAAATGGCCCAAGAAAGCTGAGGCAGTTGTGTCAGATGAGAGCAGAGGAAAAGTTGCAG CCCTTCTTAAACGCCAAGGATTTAATGTTAAGGCTGTAGCAAAATCTGCTCCTGTGAAGGAAGAGCCTCTACCTCAGATTGACTGCACAGGGAACTTGCAG GTTTGGCGCGTAAATGACAGTGAAAAGACTTTTCTTTCATTCTCTGAGCAATGCAAATTCTACAGTGGAGATTGCTATATCTTCCAATATAGCTACCCTGGTGATGATGGGGAGGAATGTCTTATTGGTACTTGGTTTGGAAAAAAGAGTATTGAG GAGGAGAGGGCTGCAGCCACTTCACTTGCTAATAAGATGGTTGAGTCTCTAAAATTCCAGGCAGTTCTG GTTCGCCTTTATGAAGgaaaggagcccattgagtttttcCCAATATTTCAGAATCTGGTTATATTCAAG GGTGGTGCTAGTACTGGGTATAAGAAGTTTGTCTCAGAAAATGGCATTCAGGATGATACATATTCAGAAAATGGGgttgcacttttccgggttcaaggTTCAGGACCAGATAATATGCAAGCAATTCAAGTTGATGCG GTGGCACCATCCCTGAACTCTTCGTACTGTTACATACTGCATGATGGAGATACGGTATTTACATGGATTGGGAACCTAAGCTCGTCAATGGACCAAGAGCTCGCTGAGAGGCAACTAGATGTGATCAAG CCAAATCTCCAATCCAGAATGCTCAAGGAAGGATCAGAATATGATCAGTTCTGGAAGATACTTGGAATAAAATCCGAGTACTCCAGCCAGAAGATTGCAAGAGATCCAGAAAGTGACGCTCATTTATTTTGTTGTACTTTTTTGAAAG GGGTGCTTAAG GTTAGAGAGATATTCAACTTCACACAAGATGATATGATGACAGAGGACATATTTATTTTGGACTGTCATTCATGTGTATTTATATGGGTTGGACAAAATGTGGACACAAAAATACGTGCACAAGCTTTGAGCATTGGAGAG AAATTTCTAGAACTTGACATTCCAATGGAAAACTTGTCACGAGAAACACCACTTTATGTCATCAATGAAGGAAGTGAGCCCCAATTTTTCACCAGGTTCTTCACTTGGGATTCTGCAAAAACAGCC ATGCATGGCAACTCATTTGAAAGGAGGCTGTCTATATTGAAGGATGGAGTAAAACCAAGAAGAGAT AAACCTAAAAGAAGAACAACAACATCATCGCACACTGGAAGATCAAGTGTGCCTGATAAATCTCAGCGGAGAAGTACGTCTTTCAGCCCCGATCGTGTCAGAGTTAGAGGAAGGTCACCGGCATTCAATGCATTGGCTGCAACCTTTGAGAATTCAAATGCCCGAAATCTATCAACCCCTCCACCAGTTGCAAGAAAATCATTTTCGAAGTCTTCCTCCCCTGATCCTGTAAAGCCACCCCAGAGAGCTGCCTCGATCGCTGCAATGTCTGCTTCTTTCGAGCGGCCTAGACAAACTCTGATACCAAAGTCAATTAAAG CGAGTCCTGAGGTAAAGAAACCACAATCTGAAGCAAGCAAACCTAAGCCAGAGGAAGACGCCAAAGAAAGTACCCCTGCTGTGAAGGATGGGCAAACTGTGACTCCGACAATACAGGAAGATGTAAAGGAGGATCAGCCCGAAGACGAGGAAGGGCTTCCTACATATCCGTATGATCGCTTGAGGACATCTTCAAGCAATCCTGTCACAGACATTGATAGTACCAGGCGTGAG ACGTATCTATCTTCGGCAGAGTTCAGGGAGAAGTTTGGCATGACAAAGGAGGCTTTTGCAAAGCTACCAAAGTGGAAGCAGAATAGGCTCAAGATCGCACTCCAGCTCTTTTAA
- the LOC119270697 gene encoding villin-3 isoform X1 → MIDGPEPDRPSATASGGQRQQPQLRTTIRPRPAPPQHTFSSLLKQKPGRTSPPRSRGTMAISMRDVDPAFQGAGQKDGLEIWRIEKLQAVPVPRESHGKFFAGDSYIILKTTARKNGSFQHDIHYWLGKDTSQDESGTAAIKTVELDVALGGRGVQYREVQGNETEKFLSYFKPCIIPEEGGIASGFRHTEINEREHVTRLFVCRGKHTVHVKEVPFARSSLNHDDIFILDTKSKIFQFNGSNSSIQERAKALEVVQYLKDTNHEGKCDVAAVEDGKLMADADAGEFWGLFGGFAPLPRKTFSEPNGKDTAFPPKLLWVNKGQTVSVDYEVLTKALLDSTKCYILDCGSEIYVWMGRETALEDRKQAGLAAEELLREGDRPKSHIIRLMEGFETVIFRSKFNKWPKKAEAVVSDESRGKVAALLKRQGFNVKAVAKSAPVKEEPLPQIDCTGNLQVWRVNDSEKTFLSFSEQCKFYSGDCYIFQYSYPGDDGEECLIGTWFGKKSIEEERAAATSLANKMVESLKFQAVLVRLYEGKEPIEFFPIFQNLVIFKGGASTGYKKFVSENGIQDDTYSENGVALFRVQGSGPDNMQAIQVDAVAPSLNSSYCYILHDGDTVFTWIGNLSSSMDQELAERQLDVIKPNLQSRMLKEGSEYDQFWKILGIKSEYSSQKIARDPESDAHLFCCTFLKGVLKVREIFNFTQDDMMTEDIFILDCHSCVFIWVGQNVDTKIRAQALSIGEKFLELDIPMENLSRETPLYVINEGSEPQFFTRFFTWDSAKTAMHGNSFERRLSILKDGVKPRRDKPKRRTTTSSHTGRSSVPDKSQRRSTSFSPDRVRVRGRSPAFNALAATFENSNARNLSTPPPVARKSFSKSSSPDPVKPPQRAASIAAMSASFERPRQTLIPKSIKASPEVKKPQSEASKPKPEEDAKESTPAVKDGQTVTPTIQEDVKEDQPEDEEGLPTYPYDRLRTSSSNPVTDIDSTRRETYLSSAEFREKFGMTKEAFAKLPKWKQNRLKIALQLF, encoded by the exons aTGATTGACGGGCCCGAGCCCGACCGACCAAGCGCAACCGCCAGCGGCGGTCAGCGACAGCAACCGCAGCTCCGCACCACGATTCGACCACGACCGGCCCCTCCCCAG CACACCTTCTCTTCGCTCTTGAAGCAAAAGCCAGGAAGGACTAGTCCGCCGAGATCCAGGGGTACTATGGCGATTTCAATGAGGGATGTAGATCCTGCCTTTCAAGGGGCTGGTCAAAAAGA TGGACTGGAAATATGGCGGATTGAGAAGTTGCAAGCCGTTCCTGTTCCCAGagaatcacatggaaaatttttcgCAGGAGATTCCTACATAATACTAAAG ACAACTGCCCGTAAAAATGGTTCTTTTCAGCATGATATCCATTATTGGCTTGGTAAAGATACCAGTCAG GATGAATCTGGTACAGCTGCAATCAAGACTGTGGAATTGGATGTTGCTCTTGGCGGACGTGGTGTTCAATACCGTGAAGTACAGGGAAATGAGACTGAGAAATTTCTTTCCTACTTTAAACCCTGTATTATACCAGAGGAAGGTGGAATTGCATCTGGTTTCAGGCACACTGAAATCAATGAACGGGAGCATGTAACACGATTATTTGTCTGCAGAGGAAAGCATACAGTCCATGTCAAAGAG GTTCCTTTTGCAAGATCATCACTCAACCATGATGACATATTTATTTTAGATACAAAGTCCAAGATATTCCAATTCAACGGATCAAATTCTAGTATTCAAGAGAGGGCTAAAGCCCTTGAGGTTGTGCAATATCTCAAAGACACCAACCATGAAGGAAAATGTGATGTAGCTGCAGTTG AGGATGGAAAGTTGATGGCAGACGCTGATGCTGGTGAATTCTGGGGTCTCTTTGGGGGATTTGCTCCCCTTCCCCGAAAGACCTTTTCTGAGCCTAATGGAAAAGATACTGCTTTCCCTCCAAAGCTGCTCTG GGTCAACAAGGGCCAAACAGTTTCTGTGGATTATGAAGTTCTAACAAAAGCGCTGCTAGATTCAACAAAATGCTACATTCTAGATTGCGGATCTGAAATTTATGTCTGGATGGGTAGAGAAACAGCGCTCGAAGATCGGAAACAAGCAGGATTGGCAGCTGAG GAATTACTTCGTGAAGGAGATCGACCAAAATCTCACATTATTCGTCTCATGGAAGGATTTGAGACGGTTATATTCCGATCAAAGTTTAATAAATGGCCCAAGAAAGCTGAGGCAGTTGTGTCAGATGAGAGCAGAGGAAAAGTTGCAG CCCTTCTTAAACGCCAAGGATTTAATGTTAAGGCTGTAGCAAAATCTGCTCCTGTGAAGGAAGAGCCTCTACCTCAGATTGACTGCACAGGGAACTTGCAG GTTTGGCGCGTAAATGACAGTGAAAAGACTTTTCTTTCATTCTCTGAGCAATGCAAATTCTACAGTGGAGATTGCTATATCTTCCAATATAGCTACCCTGGTGATGATGGGGAGGAATGTCTTATTGGTACTTGGTTTGGAAAAAAGAGTATTGAG GAGGAGAGGGCTGCAGCCACTTCACTTGCTAATAAGATGGTTGAGTCTCTAAAATTCCAGGCAGTTCTG GTTCGCCTTTATGAAGgaaaggagcccattgagtttttcCCAATATTTCAGAATCTGGTTATATTCAAG GGTGGTGCTAGTACTGGGTATAAGAAGTTTGTCTCAGAAAATGGCATTCAGGATGATACATATTCAGAAAATGGGgttgcacttttccgggttcaaggTTCAGGACCAGATAATATGCAAGCAATTCAAGTTGATGCG GTGGCACCATCCCTGAACTCTTCGTACTGTTACATACTGCATGATGGAGATACGGTATTTACATGGATTGGGAACCTAAGCTCGTCAATGGACCAAGAGCTCGCTGAGAGGCAACTAGATGTGATCAAG CCAAATCTCCAATCCAGAATGCTCAAGGAAGGATCAGAATATGATCAGTTCTGGAAGATACTTGGAATAAAATCCGAGTACTCCAGCCAGAAGATTGCAAGAGATCCAGAAAGTGACGCTCATTTATTTTGTTGTACTTTTTTGAAAG GGGTGCTTAAG GTTAGAGAGATATTCAACTTCACACAAGATGATATGATGACAGAGGACATATTTATTTTGGACTGTCATTCATGTGTATTTATATGGGTTGGACAAAATGTGGACACAAAAATACGTGCACAAGCTTTGAGCATTGGAGAG AAATTTCTAGAACTTGACATTCCAATGGAAAACTTGTCACGAGAAACACCACTTTATGTCATCAATGAAGGAAGTGAGCCCCAATTTTTCACCAGGTTCTTCACTTGGGATTCTGCAAAAACAGCC ATGCATGGCAACTCATTTGAAAGGAGGCTGTCTATATTGAAGGATGGAGTAAAACCAAGAAGAGAT AAACCTAAAAGAAGAACAACAACATCATCGCACACTGGAAGATCAAGTGTGCCTGATAAATCTCAGCGGAGAAGTACGTCTTTCAGCCCCGATCGTGTCAGAGTTAGAGGAAGGTCACCGGCATTCAATGCATTGGCTGCAACCTTTGAGAATTCAAATGCCCGAAATCTATCAACCCCTCCACCAGTTGCAAGAAAATCATTTTCGAAGTCTTCCTCCCCTGATCCTGTAAAGCCACCCCAGAGAGCTGCCTCGATCGCTGCAATGTCTGCTTCTTTCGAGCGGCCTAGACAAACTCTGATACCAAAGTCAATTAAAG CGAGTCCTGAGGTAAAGAAACCACAATCTGAAGCAAGCAAACCTAAGCCAGAGGAAGACGCCAAAGAAAGTACCCCTGCTGTGAAGGATGGGCAAACTGTGACTCCGACAATACAGGAAGATGTAAAGGAGGATCAGCCCGAAGACGAGGAAGGGCTTCCTACATATCCGTATGATCGCTTGAGGACATCTTCAAGCAATCCTGTCACAGACATTGATAGTACCAGGCGTGAG ACGTATCTATCTTCGGCAGAGTTCAGGGAGAAGTTTGGCATGACAAAGGAGGCTTTTGCAAAGCTACCAAAGTGGAAGCAGAATAGGCTCAAGATCGCACTCCAGCTCTTTTAA